A single window of Pseudomonadota bacterium DNA harbors:
- a CDS encoding GDP-mannose 4,6-dehydratase encodes MKTVLVTGAAGFIGSHVAEHLLARGDTVIGIDNINDYYPVSYKRENLAQLAAHARFSFVEGDICDRDLLKRVFAGRSITHVAHLAARAGVRPSIEDPFIYQEANIRGTLSVLEAARNAQVLNTVVTSSSSVYGNSKQVPFREDDSATDRPISPYAATKKATEVLSYTYYSLYGMNINVVRPFTVYGPRGRPDMAPWLFLSAALSGSTIRKFGDGSTRRDYTYIDDFVCGFVNALDREFGFEIFNLGNSATVSLNEALETVEEVASKKLAIELLPAQLGDVDITSADISKARRLLDYDPKTSFRHGMQLFCDWFVKNRAG; translated from the coding sequence ATGAAAACTGTTCTTGTTACTGGTGCTGCAGGATTTATCGGCTCACATGTAGCCGAGCATCTCTTGGCACGTGGAGATACCGTAATTGGTATCGATAATATCAACGACTACTATCCTGTCTCCTACAAGCGAGAAAACCTAGCGCAACTAGCTGCTCATGCAAGGTTCAGCTTTGTTGAGGGCGATATCTGTGATAGAGATCTTCTCAAACGGGTATTTGCAGGGCGTTCAATTACGCATGTAGCGCACCTGGCGGCAAGAGCGGGGGTGCGACCGTCGATCGAAGATCCCTTTATCTATCAGGAGGCGAACATACGTGGCACCCTCTCGGTTCTTGAGGCGGCGCGCAACGCGCAGGTACTAAACACGGTCGTTACATCATCATCATCCGTCTACGGTAACTCAAAACAGGTTCCGTTTAGGGAGGATGACTCGGCTACGGATCGACCTATATCGCCCTATGCCGCAACTAAGAAGGCTACAGAGGTTTTGAGTTATACCTATTACAGCCTCTATGGCATGAATATTAATGTGGTTCGTCCATTTACCGTATACGGCCCACGCGGAAGGCCGGATATGGCACCCTGGCTGTTTTTATCGGCGGCTCTAAGTGGATCAACGATCAGAAAGTTCGGTGATGGCTCAACTCGCAGAGATTATACCTACATCGATGACTTTGTTTGTGGTTTCGTAAATGCGCTCGACCGGGAGTTCGGTTTTGAGATCTTTAATCTAGGAAACTCGGCTACCGTTTCGCTCAATGAAGCGCTTGAAACTGTCGAAGAGGTAGCGAGCAAGAAATTGGCGATAGAGCTACTTCCAGCACAATTGGGGGATGTTGATATTACAAGCGCTGATATCTCAAAGGCTAGGCGTCTGCTAGATTATGATCCTAAGACATCATTCCGTCACGGAATGCAGCTCTTTTGCGACTGGTTTGTGAAAAATCGAGCAGGATAA